The following proteins are co-located in the Acidicapsa acidisoli genome:
- a CDS encoding enoyl-ACP reductase FabI: MINLDGKTAVIFGLANKRSIAWGIAQKLHEGGAKLAICYQNERMKSEAAGLIEALPGADGFQCDVSSDAEIATLFEQLKEKYGKLDVVVHAVAFAPPEDLHGDFLNTSREGFRIAHDVSVYSLIAVSRAAAPLMPEGGSVITLTYFGAEKVVPHYNVMGVAKASLEATVRYLANSLGPQKIRVNAISAGPIKTLAARGVGALGEMLKVHSDKSPLRRNVDQLEVGGAAAFLASDLSGAITGETIYVDCGYNIMGF; encoded by the coding sequence TTGATCAATCTTGATGGAAAGACAGCGGTGATTTTTGGGCTGGCGAACAAGCGTTCGATCGCCTGGGGCATCGCGCAGAAGTTGCATGAAGGCGGCGCAAAGCTCGCCATCTGCTACCAGAACGAGCGCATGAAATCGGAAGCCGCAGGCCTCATCGAAGCTTTGCCAGGCGCGGACGGCTTTCAGTGCGATGTTTCGAGCGACGCCGAGATCGCGACGCTCTTTGAGCAGCTAAAAGAGAAGTACGGAAAGCTCGACGTTGTTGTCCACGCTGTGGCTTTCGCTCCACCGGAAGACTTGCACGGAGATTTCCTAAACACCAGCCGCGAGGGCTTCCGGATTGCCCACGACGTCAGCGTCTACTCGCTGATCGCTGTTTCGCGCGCCGCAGCCCCGCTCATGCCGGAAGGCGGTTCGGTCATCACGCTGACCTACTTCGGCGCGGAGAAGGTCGTTCCCCATTACAACGTCATGGGCGTCGCAAAGGCTTCCCTCGAAGCGACCGTGCGCTACCTGGCCAATAGCCTTGGTCCGCAGAAGATTCGCGTCAATGCCATCTCCGCGGGACCGATCAAGACCCTCGCCGCGCGCGGAGTCGGCGCCCTCGGAGAGATGTTGAAAGTGCATTCGGACAAGTCGCCTCTGCGTCGCAACGTCGATCAGCTTGAGGTCGGCGGCGCGGCGGCATTCCTAGCCAGCGATCTTTCCGGCGCGATCACCGGCGAGACGATCTACGTCGACTGCGGCTACAACATTATGGGGTTCTGA
- the murI gene encoding glutamate racemase yields the protein MNSREERTEGTGSGPVIGVFDSGFGGLTVLKALLWRMPGARFVFLGDTARLPYGSKSRRTIARYAAESARFLVNQQGAEFLVIACNTASALALDAIQEAVPIPVLGVIEPGAAAAALASKTKDVLVIATEATVASHAYAAACRTRGLRAVEKACPLLVPLVEEGWIEHPVTAEVARIYLNEVLEEAAAARQSPDTLVLGCTHYPLLRGLLEREILELSTSTAIRVIDSAEATAEAASQLVAEVSKAGAGSRTELSASGSPGNPSIHCFATDSVEKFERLGSRFLGLQVGKVELVDLGG from the coding sequence CTGGTTCCGGGCCGGTAATTGGAGTCTTTGATTCTGGATTCGGCGGTCTCACCGTGCTCAAAGCGCTCCTGTGGCGGATGCCCGGCGCGCGATTTGTCTTCCTGGGAGATACTGCCCGTCTGCCCTACGGCTCCAAGTCCCGCCGGACAATTGCACGGTACGCGGCCGAGAGCGCACGCTTCCTGGTGAACCAGCAGGGCGCGGAGTTTCTCGTGATTGCCTGCAACACAGCCAGCGCGCTCGCGTTGGATGCTATTCAGGAAGCGGTGCCGATCCCGGTGCTTGGCGTGATCGAGCCTGGGGCCGCTGCCGCTGCGCTGGCTTCGAAAACAAAAGATGTTTTGGTCATCGCCACCGAGGCTACGGTCGCGAGCCATGCCTATGCGGCGGCCTGCCGGACGCGGGGCTTGCGCGCAGTTGAAAAAGCCTGTCCGCTACTTGTCCCACTCGTGGAAGAGGGATGGATCGAACATCCGGTCACTGCCGAGGTGGCCAGAATTTACCTGAATGAAGTACTGGAGGAGGCTGCGGCTGCGCGGCAATCTCCGGATACGCTCGTGCTCGGCTGCACGCATTATCCGCTCCTGCGCGGCTTGCTTGAGCGCGAGATTCTCGAACTGTCCACGTCAACCGCAATTCGGGTCATCGATTCGGCCGAGGCGACGGCCGAGGCTGCGTCGCAACTGGTCGCTGAGGTCTCAAAAGCTGGAGCTGGCTCCAGAACTGAGTTATCCGCATCCGGAAGTCCCGGAAATCCATCCATCCACTGCTTCGCGACCGATTCCGTGGAGAAGTTTGAGCGCCTGGGCTCGCGGTTTCTTGGCCTGCAGGTAGGAAAAGTCGAACTGGTCGACCTGGGCGGTTAG